ATTAATTCCTATGAACTTGGTGTGTCTGCTGCACTAACCATTCCTCGCTTAGTACTACCCGGTATGGGATATAAAGAGTTAACTTATCCGGCAACCACCACTTTCCGCTTGTATGCTGATCAGCTGAATCGTGCACGCTACTTCAAACTCCTCTCTTTCGGAGGAAATGCAACGTATGATTTTCAGTCTTCTCGGGTGAGCCGTCATTCAATTACGCCGTTTAAGCTGACCTTTAATGTGCTGCAAAACACAACACAACGCTTTGATTCAATAACACAAGCTAATCCGGCTCTCTATCTCAGTCTGAAGAATCAGTTTATTCCCGCCATGAATTACACCTATACGTATGATGATGCAGTGGTGAGAAGTAAACGGAACCATGTTTGGTGGGAGACCTCTGTTACCTCTGCGGGAAATGTTACCTCGGGTATTTACCGACTGTTCGGGCAAAGCTTTAGTAAGGAAAAGAGACTGCTGGGTAATCCTTTTGCGCAGTTTATGAAACTAACCTCGGAGGTTAGGTATACTTATAAAATCAATGCCCATCAGTTTGTGGTAAGTCGGTTGTCGGGTGGCATTCTTTATGCTTATGGAAATTCCGAAGTGGCACCATATAACGAGCAATTCTATATAGGAGGAGCCAACAGTCTGCGGGCATTTACCATTCGTTCGCTGGGACCGGGAAGTTATCGGCCCGATGCAAGTAAGACATACTCCTACATGGACCAGACAGGTAACTTTAAACTGGAGGCCAACATAGAATACCGGTTCAATCTTCTGGGTAATCTTAATGGCGCACTCTTTCTGGATGCCGGAAATATCTGGTTGCTGAAGAAAGATGAGGCTCGCCCCGGCGGACAGTTTAACCTCTCCCGACTGAGAAAAGATATAGCCCTGGGCACCGGAGCCGGGTTGCGTTATGATTTTTCCTATTTAGTTGTCCGTCTGGATGCCGGAATAGGGATTCATGCTCCTTATATAACCTCTAAAACAGGCTATTACAATATCCCTACATTCAAAGATGGCTTGGGTATTCATCTTGCTATTGGCTATCCTTTTTAAAGTCTATATCTACCTTTTGAACCATTTGTTTCTATATTTGAACTATTTGTTGTACCGTTGTTAAGGATTATTTTGTAAATTTGCATCGTAAAAAAATAGAAATTCTAACAACCCTATTTAATATTTAACAAGAATGAAACCAACATTATTTGTACTTGCTGCCGGAATGGGCAGTCGTTATGGTGGACTCAAACAGCTCGACGGTCTGGGTCCTAACGGTGAAACAATTATGGACTATTCTATTTACGATGCAATCCGTGGAGGATTTGGTAAATTAGTCTTTGTAATCCGTGAAACTTTCGAAAAAGATTTCCGTGAAAAGATTATCAAGAAATATGAAGACCATATTCCTGTAGAATTGGTATTCCAGGATTTGAACGATCTTCCTGCAGGATTCAAATGTCCGGAAGGCAGAGAAAAGCCATGGGGAACCAACCATGCTGTTCTTATGGGTAAGAATGTAATCGACGAACCTTTTGCAGTAATTAATGCCGATGACTTTTACGGAAAAGACAGCTTTGCTGTTTTGGGTAAGGCTCTTACTGAAATGGCCGGAAAGACGAATGACTATTGCATGATTGGTTATCGTGTAGGAAATACTCTTTCTGAAAGTGGTAGTGTAGCGCGTGGTGTTTGTGCAACAGACAAGGATGGCTACCTTACAACAGTTGTTGAACGTACAGCTATTGAACGTATCGATGGAAAAGTTCAGTTCAAGGACGAAAACGGTGAAATGGTTGCTATTGGTGACAATACTCCTGTTTCAATGAACATGTGGGGATTCACTCCGGATTATTTCAAATATTCTGAAGATTTCTTCATCAACTTCCTGAAAGAGAATATTGATAACCTGAAATGCGAATATTTTATCCCATTGATGGTTAACGAACTTATCAACAATGGTACTGCACGCGTAAAAGTACTTGATACAACATCTAAATGGTTTGGTGTAACTTATGCAGATGACCGTCAGTCAGTAGTAGACAAGATTCAGGCTTTGGTTGATGCAGGTGAATATCCAGCAAAATTGTTCTAATCAGTAAGATTTAGAATTAAGGAATTTATATTAGAAAGAGGGCGTCCAAATGTTTTTGGATGCCCTCTTTTAGGTTTTGGCATAATAAGAAACAGCTGAATTCTTGATGTCTTATGTAGTTAAAAGAACTACAACATGTATCCAATTTTTAGCCCAACTCCATTAATCTTAGTGCTTAGATAGCTCATTCTGTTATAAATAAAGCGGCAGAAAACAACATGTTTCTTGTTTACTTGATAATTCAATCCAATTCCACCATAGCCTCCCCAATAGTGCATTGGAGGTGATACATAATTATCTATAGTTCTGGGGCCATTTTTTATAGATTCACTATAGAGTGAATTCGAAGCATCCGATAATATTGAATAACTGATGCCGGCTTCGATAGTAGGGCTGAATTTTCCATTAGGATGAGTATACTTAAATCCTAATTCTCCTGTAGTTATTAGAGTTTTGAACTTAAATTTTTCATAAGTTGTTGACCCAAAAGTGCTAGAATCCCAGATATGGTCATTCTCGAATCTAAGACTTGACAAAGATATATCCGCCTGTATGCTTAATGACTTTATCAGTCGTGGACTGGATATATTAAACTGTCCTCCAATTACAGGCGATAAACATTGAACGGATTTATATTGAACTAATTTTTCCATTCCAAAGGAATAATCTGTAAATTGAGTTCCACTATATAGTGACAAGTTTATTTTTGTAAATTTCTTCTTGTAGTTATTCTCAAACACGATACACTCTAAGCCGGGAGAGCACATTTGTTTGTGATATTTCTCAGTTAATTTAATCATAGACCTACGACCAAAATCTACTTTATCAACGTTATTGGCAATAGCTTCACAATCTCTGAAGGCATAATTCAAAGCTCTTTTGTATTTATCGTCCTTTTTTAATGTGTTATCAATGATCTTATCTGGCTCTTTTGTGAAAGAGATCATTTTTCCATCTTCATCTTTAAGGAAATAGTAATCCAGATTATCTGTTTCATCGGAATAAAAATAGAGATCTTTTATTCCCTTAACCAAATATTCCAGAAAAACATCATAGTTTTTATCCTTTATATTAATAGTCTGAGAGATATAATATTTCGTTTCATCAATAAACATATAGCCGAAAATCTCTTTGGGATAAAAGACTTGCTCTTCAGCTTTTTCCGACTTCTTGAATTTGCATATCTTTGAATTTGTTCTATCTGTTCTGAAATCAACAAGCCCCATTATTGTATCCTTTTCATTGGTAATTATAAACCCTCGCTTATAGTTGCTTTGTGCATTTAGAGTGATTGATAAGCAAAATAGGATAAAGAAAATTGATATATATTTCATGTCAGTCTATTTTAGTTTTGTTATTGTGCTTTTCCAATTTCAATTTTGTGTATTTTTTAATTCAACTGTACCAATATATTTTTCGGAATTGGTTGATTCTACTCCGAAATAGATAGTGGCGGTTGAAAATACAGTCTTTTTAATGTTACGGAAATAGATGGTTTTCTTGTCAGCCGAATATTCGGGTGTTAAATCCATTTTATTGATGGAAGAGGTGACTGATGTGAGTTTAACTTCTCTGTTGAAAGTGATAAATGGATCAGATGTGAGTAAGTTTGTTTTGTTGTCTTTTCCTATATAATCAATTAGCATAAGAACAGGACCGGCCTCTTGTATAATTTTTAAAGTCTTTGATATTCCATACTCAGCATTGAATGTAATTGTTGCAGTACGTTCTTCGGATGTTTTATTTTCATCATATTCAATTAGAAAGTCAGATGATGATTTTGTACATTTAATCCACTCATCTTTGCATTCAAATTCATAATTAACATTAGCCAAAATTGTAACATACAGTCGTCCTTTCGTATCCTTAACAGAGTTATCAGCAATATATGCATAGAAATAGGCATCTTCAGAGTATGTGTTCATTTTAAAATTTATGGTTTTATGAGCCCCACCTCTGGATACAATCTCTTTTTTTACAACAGTATAGCCGTCCTTTGAATAAGTAACCAGTGCGGATCCACCAGATGGCATATTTATTGTGTACTCCCCATTTGGTGAGGTCTTAGTATCTATTTTTCCGGATAATGCATCGACTCCTATTATAACATCAGATAACCCTTTACCTGAAGAATCTGTTATTATACCAGAAATAATGGCCGGATCGCTTGAATCTGATAAAGCGCATGAATTAAAGGATAGTAAGATAAATATCTCAATAATTAGAAAATAAATTTTATGCATACCTTTTTATTTTATTTGCTCTTCAAATATAATAACATTGTTTTAATTTGTATGTATGTTTAGTAAAATATTTTTTTTAGATATACTTAAGGCTAAAAACAAGAAAATACTTATCTTCGTTCTGATATTATAGTGATCTGATAAATAACAAACGGTAAAAGGTTCTTCGTCACTTTAGGTGCAAGCTATTCAGATAAAAGTCTTTATTCATAGGCATTTCAAATGTTTTTCTATCTTGAATATTATGCCCCGTTATCTAAAGTCATGATATTGTCAAAAGTCGTGATAAAGGGAAGTTCTATTGAAATTTCTAACAACCTCTATAATTAAGCCATCTAAAGGTTTGTATCTATCTTATTATCAGAGAATTAGGTGTTTAAAAAGTTGCAGATATGCTTGAAAATCAGTATCTTTAAGCTGACCAAAGCATCAAGACTCCAATGAATCAAAGCATATCTACAGTTGGTAAAGTTACTACAAATAAGCCTATTTACGTCAATGTTAACAAAAAGAAATCAACTATTTCTTTTAAACTTCATATTCCCCATTATCGCCAGGATAGAGTCTCTATAAGTGGGAAATCATATACTGTAGAATTGTCCTGTACCTCTAATAATATCCGCTGTCCGGCCTGTGGTTGTTTGAGTCAAAGCTTACATGGGCACTATATACGCCAACTTCAGGGTTCAGAGATCTTTAATCATTCCCTAACTCTATTGGTCAAAACCCGCAAATTTCGTTGCCGAAATGAGCATTGTCTCCGCAAGGTCTTTAGTGAGGACCATTCCTGCCTGGCTTCTCCCTATGGCCGCAACACTCTGGAGGTAGAGGAACGTATCCGTGAAGTATCTCTAAAAGTCACATCCCGTACTGCTAGTGAGCTTTTACACGGGCAGAACATCTTCTGCAGTCAATCTGCCTGTCTACGGAGTGCTCACAAGGAATTGCCCTCAAAAAGTAGTAATTCTCTACCTGTGGCTATAGGTATAGATGACTTTGCACAGAAGAAAGGGCATATATATGGGAGTGTTATTGTAGACCAGATGACCCATCGTCCCATTGCGGTACTTCCTTGCCGGGAAGGGGATGAATTAGAGCAGTTCTTGCGAAATAATCCTCAGATACAATATATAACCCGAGACCGGAGGCGAAACTTTGTTGAAGCTATTAATCGTATCCTACCCGGTGTTACCCAAATCTGTGACAGATTCCATTTGATAAAGAATCTGGTGGATGCTCTGACGGAAGAAATAGCCTCATTATCGCGGCTAAGTGTACATAACCAAACTTATTCTTATCCCTCCACGGAAGAATGCAGAACCAAAATCATGGAAGCTCTTTATGGCCTGGGGGATGCCAGACATCGACATAAACTGAACCTGTTTGTGCAAGCAGATAGCCTTATCAGAAAAGGAATGAGCATTTCAGAAACAGCCCGCCAATTAGGAGTGCATTCACAGGTTATCTGGCGTTTGGTACGTCACCATACAGGCAAGGATTATATGTCTGCGCAGCAAAAGAGTATATTAAAACATGTCGATGAACTGGCTTTGGAAATCAGCCATGGATGTACGGATATAAAGAAATTGAAGAAGAAAATGGAAAGCAAAATGGATACGATTGCAATCTCGGCTGCCACGATAGGAATCAGAAACAAAATAAAGCAAGAGCTACGGGAAATCAGGAAATATAACAAAAATATAACTGAAAGGAAAAACAAAAAACAAGCATCAATAAGGAGTATACGGAGATTTATATTGAAAGGGGAATCCGCCGTGCAAAGTCTTACTGCTTTATTGAAGAATCCATTAATAAAACAGGTCATAACATTAGGATTGAGATTCAGGGAAATGATAAATGGAAATCCCAAGCAATGGTCTCTGGAAAATTGGATAAAACAGGCTATGGAATGTGATTCAAAAGCCATGAAGACATTTGCTTGTGGAATAAAAGCAGACCAACAAGCGGTGCAAAATGCAATGGATATTTATTTGAACAACGGACTCTTGGAAGGAACTGTCAATAAAATAAAGGCCATCAAAAGGCAGATGTTTAATAGGGCAAGCTATAGACTACTTAATGTCAAACTCATTGCGTTTAAAACCTAATAGCTTGCACCTAAAGTGACGAAGAACCCGGTAAAAAACGTTTTCATCCATCACTCCCTCACTATTTAGTACAACGGGCTGATTAATAGCTTGTTGCAAAGTGATGGATCAATTTCAACCATCACAAAACCATCACAAAAGGGTAAGCGTCTCCGCGATACCATCTTGTCCGTGATGATTTAGCCTTTTATCTTTGTCTTCCAAAAAAGAAGAAAGATGAAAGCATCCGAACTATACACAAAAACAATAGAGGGCTACAAGCAGGAAATTAGTGTCAGTCTTATTACTTTGCGTGATTACTGTAAAACACATCATGTAAATTATAAGGGTATTCAACTCTGGATGTCCAGAAATTCAATTACTGTAGCCCAGTTGAAAAGAGAAATCACTGTGCATTCTGATTCTTCTTCTGATTTTTCGGTTGTCCAAACAGAATCAGGGCAACGGATTTATCCTCTATCTTTTCAGACAGGGGGAGTTCAAAAAGAAGACATCTGTAAGAACACTTATTCATGTGTGAAAGGAGTGAATATAACTTTCCCCGATGGAGTGATTGTTTCGATTAAAGAGATAACCCAGGAAGATCTTAATAAATTTATTCTTTCATGTAATACCCATTAATAGTATGTTTGCACTTACAGAATCCATGAGCTACTATCTCTGTCCTCACTATGTGGACATGCGAAAAGGTATCTATTCTTTGTACCAGTTGGTAAAGTCAGACATGAAACGGAACCCGCTATCGGGAGAAGTTTTTCTGTTTGTAGGTAAGAACAGAGAGTCAATCAAGATCTTGCACTGGGAGAACGGAGGTTTTGTTTTATATCAGAAGAAACTTGAAAGAGGAACTTTTGAGATACCCCGTTTTAATCCTTCCAGCGGTCAGTATGAGATGAAATGGACGACGTTCGTTCTGATAATGGAGGGCGTCTGCATCCGTTCCGCAAAATACAGAAAACGATTCTATACAGATTTAATACGTTGATATATAAATATATAGATAAGTAATAACCTTTATTTTTCTTGGTAATCCTAACAATTATTCGTACCTTTAAGGTATGAATTACAAACGGATTGTTGAACTATTAGAAGATCAGCTCAGACTTTCTTCCGAAAGAGAAAAGGCTCTGCTGGAGCAAAATAGGCAGCAGTCTGCACTACTTCAGCAGCAGTCTGCGCAGATAGAAAGGCTATCTGTACAGACTGCTATTCTAACCGATACGGTCCGTTCACTGGAAGAATCCCTTCTTCAGAAGAAAGGCAACATACAAGTGCTGACCGGTAAGAACCGGGGACTGGGCAAACTCTTGTCCAACAAATCAGAAAAGATAGTTCCTCAAATCAAAGAGGAGGATAAAGTGGAAGAAAAGCCTCGTCCATCACTGAAAGAACGTGGTAACAACAACGCCAAACGTAAAGAGTATTTTGATCTGAAAACCATTATTGATGAGGTTTACCCCAATGATCCCGGCTTTGATAAGGAAAAATCCAAAATCATTAGTTATGTGGACTCTATCCGGTATGAATACATCCCACCTCAGTTTGTCAAACACATCTACCGACTGTACAACTGTTTGTTTAATGAGAAGATGTATACCGCAAAAGC
This genomic interval from uncultured Bacteroides sp. contains the following:
- the tnpB gene encoding IS66 family insertion sequence element accessory protein TnpB (TnpB, as the term is used for proteins encoded by IS66 family insertion elements, is considered an accessory protein, since TnpC, encoded by a neighboring gene, is a DDE family transposase.), with protein sequence MFALTESMSYYLCPHYVDMRKGIYSLYQLVKSDMKRNPLSGEVFLFVGKNRESIKILHWENGGFVLYQKKLERGTFEIPRFNPSSGQYEMKWTTFVLIMEGVCIRSAKYRKRFYTDLIR
- a CDS encoding carboxypeptidase regulatory-like domain-containing protein translates to MHKIYFLIIEIFILLSFNSCALSDSSDPAIISGIITDSSGKGLSDVIIGVDALSGKIDTKTSPNGEYTINMPSGGSALVTYSKDGYTVVKKEIVSRGGAHKTINFKMNTYSEDAYFYAYIADNSVKDTKGRLYVTILANVNYEFECKDEWIKCTKSSSDFLIEYDENKTSEERTATITFNAEYGISKTLKIIQEAGPVLMLIDYIGKDNKTNLLTSDPFITFNREVKLTSVTSSINKMDLTPEYSADKKTIYFRNIKKTVFSTATIYFGVESTNSEKYIGTVELKNTQN
- a CDS encoding transposase, with product MNQSISTVGKVTTNKPIYVNVNKKKSTISFKLHIPHYRQDRVSISGKSYTVELSCTSNNIRCPACGCLSQSLHGHYIRQLQGSEIFNHSLTLLVKTRKFRCRNEHCLRKVFSEDHSCLASPYGRNTLEVEERIREVSLKVTSRTASELLHGQNIFCSQSACLRSAHKELPSKSSNSLPVAIGIDDFAQKKGHIYGSVIVDQMTHRPIAVLPCREGDELEQFLRNNPQIQYITRDRRRNFVEAINRILPGVTQICDRFHLIKNLVDALTEEIASLSRLSVHNQTYSYPSTEECRTKIMEALYGLGDARHRHKLNLFVQADSLIRKGMSISETARQLGVHSQVIWRLVRHHTGKDYMSAQQKSILKHVDELALEISHGCTDIKKLKKKMESKMDTIAISAATIGIRNKIKQELREIRKYNKNITERKNKKQASIRSIRRFILKGESAVQSLTALLKNPLIKQVITLGLRFREMINGNPKQWSLENWIKQAMECDSKAMKTFACGIKADQQAVQNAMDIYLNNGLLEGTVNKIKAIKRQMFNRASYRLLNVKLIAFKT
- a CDS encoding nucleotidyltransferase; the protein is MKPTLFVLAAGMGSRYGGLKQLDGLGPNGETIMDYSIYDAIRGGFGKLVFVIRETFEKDFREKIIKKYEDHIPVELVFQDLNDLPAGFKCPEGREKPWGTNHAVLMGKNVIDEPFAVINADDFYGKDSFAVLGKALTEMAGKTNDYCMIGYRVGNTLSESGSVARGVCATDKDGYLTTVVERTAIERIDGKVQFKDENGEMVAIGDNTPVSMNMWGFTPDYFKYSEDFFINFLKENIDNLKCEYFIPLMVNELINNGTARVKVLDTTSKWFGVTYADDRQSVVDKIQALVDAGEYPAKLF